The proteins below come from a single Candidatus Planktophila dulcis genomic window:
- a CDS encoding LacI family DNA-binding transcriptional regulator, translated as MSGVVEIAKKAGVSPATVSRALRGMHHVNERTRSKIVAAAMELNYPLRPDLIPQGLVKRTNRIGVIAPYISRWFFSQAINGIEQSLREVGMDLLLYNFSQVDARQRIFQQKQLRGKVDALIVVSMPPTDEEFTSLLSLGIPITTIGFTHEGCTSVAIDDVLGGKVATEHLTGLGHRQIAVLSGQRETAYNFDVSDNRNLGYIKALNAVGVEWNPELEIHGDFNIYTSEIAMDSFLSRKKLPTALFCHSDEMAFGALKAIRNKGMRVPEDISVIGFDDHDIAQYIGLTTVSQPPQFEGQVAAASAIAEVANPALERRKIVVPLSLVVRSTTAAI; from the coding sequence ATGAGTGGAGTCGTTGAGATCGCCAAGAAGGCTGGAGTCTCACCTGCCACTGTTTCAAGGGCTCTGCGCGGCATGCACCATGTTAATGAGCGAACACGATCAAAGATTGTTGCAGCAGCAATGGAACTTAATTATCCGTTGCGTCCAGATCTCATTCCACAAGGTTTAGTAAAGCGCACAAACAGAATTGGTGTCATTGCTCCTTACATCTCTCGATGGTTCTTCTCTCAAGCAATTAATGGAATTGAGCAGAGCTTGCGTGAAGTGGGAATGGATTTACTTCTCTATAACTTCTCACAAGTCGATGCACGACAGCGAATCTTTCAACAGAAACAGCTGCGTGGAAAAGTAGATGCTCTCATTGTTGTGAGTATGCCTCCCACAGATGAAGAATTCACGTCACTTCTTAGTTTGGGAATACCTATTACAACAATTGGTTTCACTCACGAAGGTTGCACAAGTGTTGCCATCGATGATGTGCTCGGTGGGAAAGTTGCAACCGAACATCTGACTGGTTTAGGTCACCGCCAGATTGCAGTCTTATCTGGTCAGCGCGAGACTGCATATAACTTTGATGTCTCAGATAATCGAAACCTTGGATATATCAAGGCGCTAAATGCTGTTGGTGTTGAATGGAATCCAGAGCTAGAAATCCACGGAGACTTTAATATCTACACATCTGAAATAGCGATGGACTCTTTCTTGAGCCGTAAGAAGTTACCTACAGCGCTCTTTTGTCACTCAGATGAGATGGCCTTTGGTGCACTAAAAGCAATTCGTAATAAAGGGATGCGTGTTCCTGAAGATATTTCAGTAATTGGTTTTGATGATCACGACATTGCGCAATACATCGGGCTCACAACGGTTTCACAACCTCCTCAATTTGAAGGCCAAGTAGCTGCAGCTTCGGCAATTGCTGAAGTCGCCAACCCCGCCTTAGAGCGCAGGAAAATTGTTGTTCCGCTGAGCCTGGTTGTGCGCAGCACAACGGCTGCGATTTAA
- a CDS encoding DedA family protein produces the protein MNLAANLFDAHSIVGDLGLIGVLAIIFAETGLLVGLAFPGDSLLFIAGVAASGSGAAILGGASLDPVALFIGAPIAAIIGSQVGHWFGATYGRKLFSRPDGRFFTQSKVAATEKWLNKYGTGKALVLARFIPFVRTLINPLAGIIGIPVKKFLFWNVLGAIIWTQGIIGLGYLLGEKLEGSVDKYLLPVVGLIIIVSVIPVAIEFFREWSTRRHHS, from the coding sequence ATGAACTTGGCAGCAAATCTCTTTGATGCACATTCAATCGTTGGCGATCTTGGTCTTATCGGTGTTCTTGCCATTATCTTCGCTGAAACTGGTCTGCTTGTAGGGCTCGCATTTCCTGGCGACTCACTTCTCTTTATTGCAGGCGTTGCAGCATCCGGATCGGGTGCTGCCATTCTTGGTGGAGCATCTCTTGATCCAGTTGCGCTCTTTATCGGTGCACCGATTGCAGCAATCATCGGCTCTCAAGTGGGTCACTGGTTTGGTGCAACATATGGGCGCAAACTCTTTAGCCGCCCTGATGGACGCTTCTTCACTCAATCAAAGGTTGCAGCAACTGAGAAGTGGCTCAATAAATATGGAACAGGCAAAGCACTTGTTCTAGCTCGCTTTATTCCCTTTGTTCGAACACTGATTAATCCATTGGCTGGAATTATTGGTATTCCAGTGAAGAAGTTCTTATTTTGGAATGTCCTTGGGGCAATCATCTGGACCCAAGGAATTATCGGTCTTGGTTACCTACTTGGTGAGAAGCTTGAAGGGTCAGTAGATAAATACCTTTTACCTGTCGTGGGGCTCATCATTATTGTGAGCGTTATACCTGTTGCTATTGAGTTCTTCCGCGAGTGGAGTACTCGCAGGCATCACTCGTAA